From one Paenibacillus sp. FSL K6-1330 genomic stretch:
- the ppsA gene encoding phosphoenolpyruvate synthase, whose product MSTFILGFQEMENTQLLLVGGKGLNLGKLSKIEGIQVPEGFCVTTVGYQKAIEQNEVYHALLDRLTMLKVDDRDQIGEISRKIRQIISEVEIPSDVVEAVTSYLSRFGEEHAYAVRSSATAEDLPHASFAGQQDTYLNIIGIDAILQHISKCWASLFTDRAVIYRMQNGFDHSQVYLSVIVQRMVFPQASGILFTADPITGNRKLLSIDASFGLGEALVSGLVSADVYKVRDEQIVDKRIATKKIAIYGRQEGGTETRQLNPDQQKSQTLTDDQILQLARTGRQIEAHFGQPQDIEWCLADDTLYIVQSRPITTLYPIPEANDQENHVYVSVGHQQMMTDPFKPLGISVWVLTGASPMFKTAGGRLFVDITKGLASTTGRQNLLGVLGHSDPLIKDALITIIERADFIKLDPNDQSEPGPVKSHIGMSATDILAEAGSDPAIVANLIKSSETSLSALKQNLQTKSGLDVFDCILEDMQQRRQLASDLKNLNVIMAAMHASAWINEKMDDWLGEKNVADTLSLSVPNNVTSEMGMELLDVADVIRPYPEIIEFLEQVKDDSFLDELVQFEGGQQVRDAIAAFLDKYGMRCAGEIDITRTRWSEKPSILVPMILSNIKNLEPGASKRKFEQGRQEALEKKEDLLARLKQLPDGEQKAEETKQMIDLIRNFSGYREYPKYDIVSRYFIYKQALLKEAERLVQAGVLYEKEDIYYLAFEELQEVVRTNKLDYQIISKRKDEYKLYEKLTPPRVITSDGEIITGQYKRENIPAGAIAGLAVSSGVIEGRARVIQNMEDADLEDGDILVTAFTDPSWTPLFLSIKGLVTEVGGLMTHGAVIAREYGLPAVVGVENATKLIKDGQRIRVHGTEGYIELL is encoded by the coding sequence ATGAGTACTTTCATTCTCGGCTTTCAGGAAATGGAAAATACGCAGCTTTTACTCGTTGGCGGAAAAGGGTTGAATTTGGGGAAATTATCAAAAATTGAAGGAATACAAGTACCCGAGGGATTTTGTGTTACAACCGTGGGGTATCAAAAAGCCATCGAACAAAACGAAGTGTATCATGCTCTATTGGATCGCCTAACCATGCTAAAAGTAGATGATCGAGACCAAATTGGGGAAATCAGCAGGAAGATCCGGCAGATCATTTCGGAAGTAGAAATTCCTTCTGATGTAGTAGAAGCTGTTACTAGCTATCTCTCCCGGTTTGGCGAGGAACATGCGTATGCTGTGCGTTCCAGCGCGACTGCTGAGGATTTGCCGCATGCCTCTTTTGCCGGTCAACAAGACACCTATTTAAACATCATCGGCATCGATGCCATCTTGCAGCATATCAGCAAATGCTGGGCTTCCCTATTTACGGATCGTGCGGTCATCTACCGCATGCAAAATGGATTTGACCACAGTCAAGTATATTTATCCGTTATCGTTCAAAGGATGGTCTTCCCACAGGCTTCAGGGATTTTATTTACCGCTGATCCAATTACCGGAAACCGAAAGTTGCTTTCAATCGATGCCAGTTTTGGACTCGGAGAAGCGCTGGTCTCCGGCTTGGTTTCTGCCGATGTTTATAAAGTGCGGGATGAGCAAATCGTCGACAAGAGGATTGCAACCAAAAAAATCGCGATCTACGGACGGCAAGAAGGCGGGACAGAGACCCGGCAGCTCAATCCTGATCAGCAAAAGAGTCAAACGCTTACGGATGACCAAATTTTACAACTGGCACGCACAGGAAGACAGATCGAAGCTCATTTCGGCCAGCCCCAAGACATCGAATGGTGTTTGGCTGATGATACCCTTTATATTGTCCAGAGCCGGCCGATCACCACTTTATATCCCATTCCTGAAGCAAATGACCAGGAGAATCACGTGTATGTGTCTGTCGGCCATCAGCAAATGATGACGGATCCTTTTAAACCGCTTGGGATATCCGTTTGGGTGTTAACAGGTGCCAGCCCCATGTTTAAAACGGCTGGCGGAAGGCTGTTTGTGGATATCACGAAGGGCTTGGCTTCGACAACTGGCAGGCAAAATTTATTGGGTGTTTTAGGACACTCCGATCCGCTCATAAAAGACGCGCTTATTACCATCATAGAGCGGGCAGATTTTATAAAGTTGGACCCGAATGACCAGAGCGAACCGGGTCCCGTAAAAAGCCATATAGGTATGTCAGCTACGGATATTCTGGCAGAAGCAGGAAGCGATCCGGCAATTGTTGCTAATTTGATTAAGAGCAGTGAGACATCGTTATCAGCGTTAAAACAGAACCTCCAAACGAAATCAGGATTGGATGTATTTGATTGTATACTGGAAGATATGCAGCAACGGAGGCAGCTTGCGTCAGATCTGAAAAATTTGAATGTGATTATGGCCGCTATGCATGCTTCTGCATGGATCAATGAAAAAATGGATGACTGGTTAGGTGAAAAAAACGTAGCAGACACACTTTCCCTATCTGTACCTAACAACGTCACTTCTGAAATGGGAATGGAGCTACTGGATGTTGCAGATGTGATTCGTCCCTATCCGGAAATAATTGAGTTTCTAGAACAGGTAAAGGATGATAGCTTTTTAGATGAATTGGTTCAATTCGAAGGTGGGCAGCAGGTACGTGATGCTATTGCTGCTTTTCTCGACAAATATGGAATGCGATGTGCCGGGGAGATCGATATTACAAGAACACGCTGGAGTGAAAAACCAAGTATACTGGTGCCTATGATCCTCAGTAACATCAAAAACCTTGAGCCTGGCGCCAGCAAACGAAAATTTGAGCAGGGGCGACAGGAAGCTTTGGAGAAAAAAGAGGATTTATTGGCCCGATTGAAACAATTACCGGATGGTGAACAAAAAGCCGAAGAGACAAAACAAATGATCGACCTGATCCGGAATTTCAGCGGTTATCGTGAATATCCGAAATACGACATTGTTAGTCGCTACTTCATTTATAAACAAGCTTTACTTAAGGAAGCGGAACGACTCGTACAAGCGGGCGTTCTTTATGAGAAAGAAGATATTTACTATCTCGCTTTTGAAGAACTTCAAGAAGTTGTTCGCACAAATAAATTAGATTACCAGATTATCAGCAAGCGGAAGGACGAGTATAAATTATATGAAAAACTAACTCCGCCACGTGTGATTACGTCTGATGGCGAAATCATTACGGGTCAGTACAAAAGGGAAAATATCCCCGCCGGAGCTATTGCAGGTCTTGCCGTTTCTTCGGGTGTTATCGAAGGGAGGGCACGGGTGATCCAGAATATGGAAGATGCTGATCTGGAAGATGGCGATATACTTGTGACTGCCTTTACCGATCCCAGCTGGACTCCATTGTTTTTATCTATAAAAGGCTTAGTTACGGAAGTCGGCGGACTGATGACCCATGGAGCCGTTATAGCACGTGAATATGGCTTGCCAGCGGTTGTAGGTGTGGAGAACGCGACCAAATTGATAAAAGATGGGCAACGAATTCGCGTGCATGGAACAGAAGGGTATATCGAATTATTGTAA
- the helD gene encoding RNA polymerase recycling motor HelD, producing MEAKDWQEEQERLEQVRNKLQARIAELEPDVEGLRDQASDIRKRFWEDLTINTSTGGDFEETYYTINQQSALLAERERRHKLLTEQWKSMNRLLPSPYFGRFDFKEDGLDFSEQIYIGVSSFVDEDGLSFLIYDWRTPIASLYYDYPPGPASYVTLSGRFEGVMELKRQFQIQNGQIRNMFDTSETIGDEMLQQVLGKGANSQMKSIVATIQKEQNAIIRDDSSRMLIVQGAAGSGKTSAALQRVAYLLYKHRQTIKADQIVLFSPNPMFAGYISTVLPELGEENMQQTTFQEYLDYWLGSSLRPEDPFDQIEYVLTSQGAPGYEARLQGIGYKASEAFLQALQNYAMWLGREGMRFNGIRFRDRDLITAERMKAEFYGHDHSLPLFNRVLLLQEWLLNELASLERAEREAPWVQEELNYLDTEQYVEAFEMLHKEKEVFEIAEKYATRENERRGDEGDFDFGLKEEELLRRRIVKEGFKALRKNVKKFSFVDIKSLYGQLFEGEAPYREKTNGADVPPLWAEICEQTKEALLRSELLHEDATPYLYLRELIEGVRTNTEIRHVFVDEGQDYSAFQYEYLKKLFPRARMTVLGDFGQAIYMQSTSLDAADSPLVCLFGETETRLVRLVRSYRSTKEIVEFTKSMLPGGEDIAPFERGGPKPLLTRLDGGENRDSQILADIAALTDEGFDSIAVITKTAAESREAYESLRIHGGEALQLITKETPGFEKGVMIIPVYLAKGVEFDAVLVYDASPEAYGRDNERKLLYTACTRAMHRLHLYTTGDWSPFVQALPANLYEKAPC from the coding sequence ATGGAGGCGAAGGATTGGCAGGAGGAACAGGAGCGGCTGGAACAGGTCCGGAACAAGCTGCAGGCGAGAATCGCCGAACTGGAGCCGGATGTTGAGGGGCTGCGTGATCAGGCTTCAGACATCCGGAAGCGGTTTTGGGAAGATCTTACGATTAACACAAGCACGGGCGGAGATTTCGAAGAGACTTACTACACGATTAACCAGCAGTCCGCGTTATTGGCCGAACGGGAGCGCCGACACAAGCTGCTGACGGAGCAATGGAAAAGCATGAACCGTCTGCTCCCGTCTCCTTATTTCGGACGCTTCGACTTTAAGGAGGATGGTCTGGACTTCAGCGAGCAGATTTATATCGGCGTCTCTTCCTTCGTCGACGAAGACGGATTGAGCTTTCTGATTTATGACTGGCGCACGCCAATCGCGAGCCTGTACTACGACTACCCCCCCGGCCCGGCGTCTTATGTCACGCTGTCCGGACGATTCGAAGGGGTGATGGAGCTCAAGCGGCAATTTCAGATTCAAAACGGGCAAATCCGCAACATGTTTGACACGAGCGAAACGATCGGAGACGAAATGCTGCAGCAGGTGCTCGGCAAAGGCGCAAATTCGCAAATGAAGAGCATCGTGGCAACCATCCAGAAGGAACAAAACGCCATCATCCGCGACGACAGCAGCCGGATGCTTATCGTGCAGGGGGCAGCCGGTAGCGGCAAGACTTCCGCGGCGTTGCAGCGAGTGGCGTACTTGCTGTACAAACACCGCCAGACGATCAAGGCCGATCAGATCGTTCTTTTCTCGCCGAATCCGATGTTTGCCGGTTATATCTCCACCGTCCTTCCGGAGCTCGGCGAAGAGAATATGCAGCAGACGACATTTCAGGAATATCTCGATTATTGGCTCGGCTCCTCGCTGCGGCCGGAGGATCCTTTTGACCAGATCGAATATGTGCTGACCTCGCAAGGAGCGCCGGGGTACGAGGCTCGCCTTCAGGGGATCGGGTATAAAGCATCCGAGGCTTTCCTGCAAGCCCTGCAAAACTATGCAATGTGGTTGGGACGGGAAGGCATGCGGTTCAACGGTATTCGGTTTCGGGACCGCGATTTGATTACCGCGGAGCGAATGAAGGCGGAGTTTTACGGCCATGACCACTCCCTGCCGTTGTTCAATCGTGTCCTACTTTTGCAGGAATGGCTGCTGAATGAACTTGCTTCGCTGGAACGCGCGGAACGAGAAGCTCCTTGGGTACAGGAAGAGTTGAATTATCTTGACACCGAGCAGTACGTGGAGGCTTTCGAAATGCTGCATAAAGAGAAGGAAGTATTCGAAATTGCAGAAAAATACGCCACTCGTGAGAACGAACGCCGGGGAGATGAAGGCGACTTTGACTTCGGCCTTAAGGAGGAAGAGCTGCTTCGCCGAAGGATCGTGAAAGAAGGCTTTAAAGCCCTTAGGAAAAACGTAAAGAAATTCTCGTTCGTCGATATCAAGAGTTTATATGGGCAACTATTTGAGGGCGAAGCCCCTTATCGGGAGAAAACGAACGGGGCCGACGTCCCTCCGCTGTGGGCTGAAATATGCGAGCAAACCAAGGAAGCGCTGCTCCGAAGCGAGTTGCTCCACGAGGATGCGACTCCGTATTTGTATTTAAGAGAACTGATCGAAGGCGTCCGGACGAACACGGAAATCCGGCATGTCTTCGTTGACGAGGGACAGGATTATTCGGCGTTTCAATATGAATATCTAAAAAAGCTGTTTCCCCGTGCCCGGATGACGGTGCTCGGCGATTTCGGGCAAGCGATTTATATGCAGTCTACAAGTTTGGACGCAGCCGATTCGCCACTGGTCTGCCTTTTCGGTGAAACCGAAACACGCCTTGTCCGCCTTGTACGTAGTTATCGTTCAACCAAGGAGATTGTTGAATTTACGAAATCGATGCTTCCGGGCGGGGAAGACATTGCACCGTTTGAAAGGGGTGGCCCAAAGCCCCTTCTGACGAGACTGGACGGCGGTGAGAATCGTGATTCGCAAATTCTGGCAGACATCGCGGCGCTAACGGACGAGGGCTTCGATTCCATTGCCGTCATTACGAAGACCGCAGCCGAAAGCCGGGAGGCCTATGAATCGTTACGGATTCATGGAGGTGAAGCTCTGCAGCTCATTACGAAGGAGACGCCGGGCTTTGAAAAAGGAGTGATGATCATTCCTGTGTATCTCGCCAAGGGTGTCGAGTTCGATGCAGTCTTGGTCTATGATGCTTCGCCCGAAGCTTACGGCCGGGACAACGAACGCAAGCTTCTTTATACGGCTTGTACGCGGGCCATGCACCGGCTTCATCTTTACACGACGGGCGATTGGTCGCCGTTCGTGCAGGCATTGCCTGCGAATTTGTACGAGAAAGCACCCTGTTAA
- a CDS encoding (Fe-S)-binding protein has product MRCGFCLPACPTFRESGVEPESPRGRIALMKAVVDGLMEPDGMFRDQMNHCLGCRACEPVCPADVKYGQLIEKARDAIEDHPNHSLPVKGMRKLFFKGIFPHRNRLKVLGGAMKFYQKSGLRRVARETGMMKLFPRHLQQMESILPDAGVHGVVEKLGTVYPAKGTPIARVALFRGCIMDVMFAETNCNSVKLLSEAGFEVVIPPEQVCCGALHAHSGEMELARDLARTNVKVFKEMNVDYIVSNAGGCGALLIEYDHLLHEDAVWKEQATWFASRVLDISKLLLEYGRLPSFAESSVSVREPIVVTYQDSCHLRNVMRSGAAPRQLIRQVGNVIFEEMKEADRCCGSAGIYNVMQPEMAGQILEHKMENVNATGARYLLTSNPGCLLQMKLGLEKHSNTDKMEVQHVVDFLYERLI; this is encoded by the coding sequence ATGCGCTGCGGTTTTTGCCTGCCGGCATGCCCTACTTTCAGGGAAAGCGGCGTGGAGCCGGAGTCGCCGCGCGGGCGCATCGCTTTAATGAAGGCCGTTGTTGACGGACTGATGGAGCCTGATGGCATGTTCCGAGACCAGATGAATCACTGCCTCGGCTGCAGGGCATGCGAACCGGTATGTCCGGCTGATGTGAAATACGGTCAACTGATTGAGAAGGCCAGGGATGCGATCGAGGATCATCCGAACCACTCGCTCCCGGTCAAAGGAATGCGCAAGCTGTTTTTTAAAGGCATATTCCCGCATCGCAACCGTTTGAAGGTACTTGGCGGAGCGATGAAATTTTATCAGAAATCCGGATTGCGACGCGTTGCAAGAGAAACCGGCATGATGAAGCTGTTTCCCCGCCACTTGCAACAAATGGAGAGCATTTTGCCTGACGCTGGCGTACATGGAGTCGTGGAGAAGCTTGGGACCGTGTATCCGGCCAAAGGCACGCCAATAGCCCGTGTCGCATTGTTCCGAGGCTGCATTATGGATGTGATGTTTGCCGAGACGAATTGCAATTCCGTTAAACTGCTGTCCGAAGCAGGGTTTGAGGTTGTCATTCCTCCCGAGCAGGTCTGTTGCGGAGCGCTGCATGCCCACAGTGGAGAAATGGAACTGGCCAGAGATTTGGCAAGAACGAATGTCAAGGTATTCAAGGAAATGAATGTGGACTACATTGTTTCCAATGCCGGCGGCTGCGGCGCCTTGCTGATCGAATATGATCATCTGCTGCACGAGGATGCGGTTTGGAAAGAACAAGCGACTTGGTTTGCAAGCAGGGTGTTGGATATCAGCAAGCTGTTGCTGGAATACGGAAGGCTTCCATCCTTTGCCGAATCATCGGTGTCAGTCCGCGAACCTATCGTGGTAACTTATCAGGATTCGTGTCATTTGCGAAACGTCATGCGTAGCGGTGCGGCCCCGAGGCAGCTCATCCGTCAGGTGGGCAATGTGATCTTCGAAGAGATGAAAGAGGCGGATCGCTGCTGCGGGTCGGCCGGCATCTACAATGTGATGCAGCCGGAAATGGCAGGTCAAATCCTGGAGCATAAGATGGAGAACGTTAATGCTACCGGGGCGCGATACCTGTTGACCAGCAATCCGGGCTGTTTGCTGCAGATGAAGTTGGGCTTAGAAAAGCACAGCAACACCGATAAGATGGAAGTGCAGCATGTGGTGGATTTTTTATATGAACGATTAATTTGA
- a CDS encoding FAD-linked oxidase C-terminal domain-containing protein — MLDSALAAQLRAIVGDAHFREDKEARITHSYDGTPMLQAIPDAVIYPKSTEQVSAIMKVLSAYKVPLISRGSGSNLCGGTVPVQGGVVMVMHRMNRLLELDTDNLVARVQPGIITADFINHIESLGLFYPPDPSSMRISTIGGNIAECSGGLRGLKYGTTKDYVIGLEAVLANGEIIRTGGKLMKDVAGYDLTKLLVGSEGTLAIITEATLKLIPPPKSKMTMLAMFRDLYGAARTVSAIIESRIIPATLEFMDNPTIRVVDDFAKLGLPLDMEAILLIEQDGDPETVARDIEMIRRICEREQADSIQVAADREEAERLLTARRSAFTALARLRPTTILEDATVPRSKIADMVRRIKEIAQKYNVTIATFGHAGDGNLHPTATTDARDAEEIHRVEQAFEEIFAAALELGGTITGEHGVGVVKAPFLEWKIGASGVEVMKGIKKAFDPDNILNPGKMFAKETKKRVIIHHG, encoded by the coding sequence ATGTTAGACTCGGCTCTCGCCGCGCAGTTGCGAGCAATCGTCGGCGATGCCCACTTCCGGGAAGATAAGGAAGCCCGAATTACCCATTCGTATGACGGTACACCAATGCTGCAGGCAATCCCGGATGCTGTGATCTATCCTAAAAGCACGGAACAAGTTTCCGCCATCATGAAGGTGTTATCCGCCTATAAAGTCCCCTTGATTTCCAGGGGATCCGGTTCCAATTTATGCGGCGGCACCGTCCCGGTTCAGGGCGGGGTCGTCATGGTCATGCATCGGATGAACCGGCTGCTTGAACTGGATACGGACAATCTGGTCGCCAGGGTTCAACCGGGCATCATTACCGCGGACTTTATTAACCATATCGAATCCTTGGGCTTGTTCTATCCCCCGGATCCAAGCAGCATGCGCATTTCGACGATCGGCGGCAATATCGCGGAATGCTCCGGCGGTCTTCGAGGTTTGAAATACGGTACGACCAAGGATTACGTGATCGGACTGGAGGCCGTGCTAGCGAACGGAGAGATCATCCGCACTGGCGGAAAGCTGATGAAAGACGTGGCCGGGTACGATCTGACCAAGCTGCTGGTCGGATCCGAAGGGACGCTGGCGATTATAACGGAGGCGACGCTCAAGCTGATTCCTCCGCCTAAATCCAAAATGACCATGCTTGCCATGTTTCGCGACCTGTATGGAGCTGCTCGCACCGTATCCGCGATTATCGAATCTCGGATCATTCCGGCGACGCTGGAGTTCATGGACAATCCGACCATACGCGTTGTTGACGATTTTGCCAAGCTAGGGCTACCTCTGGATATGGAAGCGATTCTGCTAATCGAACAAGACGGCGATCCCGAAACCGTGGCAAGAGATATTGAGATGATCCGCCGAATATGCGAACGGGAGCAGGCAGACTCGATTCAGGTTGCCGCTGACCGAGAGGAAGCTGAGCGGTTGCTGACGGCAAGAAGAAGCGCGTTTACGGCGCTGGCAAGGCTGCGACCGACCACGATTTTAGAGGACGCTACCGTTCCCCGCTCCAAAATTGCCGACATGGTACGGCGGATCAAGGAGATTGCCCAAAAATACAATGTCACCATCGCTACCTTTGGTCATGCTGGCGACGGAAATCTGCACCCGACGGCGACGACGGATGCGAGGGATGCAGAAGAGATTCATCGAGTGGAGCAAGCTTTTGAGGAAATTTTCGCTGCCGCTCTTGAGTTAGGCGGAACCATAACCGGCGAGCATGGCGTGGGCGTGGTGAAAGCCCCGTTCCTTGAATGGAAAATCGGCGCTTCCGGCGTCGAGGTCATGAAGGGGATCAAAAAGGCGTTTGATCCTGACAACATATTAAACCCGGGCAAAATGTTTGCCAAGGAAACCAAGAAAAGGGTGATTATCCATCATGGCTAG
- a CDS encoding phosphopentomutase, translating into MGKLTLLVLDGFGIGAMEDCLTLKPEDVDAHTYNHIRETVPLQIPVLYRLGLGKLVDGVGEPLGAYGRSNLAHYGADTFMGHQELMGSKPGMPAQRLMSEIGPMLRSALEAAGYRVEIPVTGATVLLVEGAVVVGDNLESQLGNIINVVGDLNKLPFDEVVRIGKVVRAHVDTSRVIVFGNTKTDIDTILSVVMEKHPGQWGVDAPKANVYGEGYQVVHLGYGVEFEKQFAYMAERSGLPVYRIGKTADVIQAGGFNDPVVETKDVLATYRRKYLEAEQNAIFLVNVQETDLAGHKEDCLWYKEVLEVSDRFLDSFIPEMGDADMLIITADHGNDPTIGHSNHTREQTPILIVGKQINPVFIGERSTMADIAATMAEYAGIGAPEYGTSFLSLILKR; encoded by the coding sequence ATGGGAAAACTCACCTTGCTTGTACTCGATGGATTCGGTATTGGCGCTATGGAGGATTGCCTGACACTTAAGCCCGAGGATGTGGATGCCCATACGTATAATCATATTCGGGAAACAGTGCCGCTTCAGATTCCGGTCCTGTACCGATTAGGGCTTGGCAAGCTGGTGGACGGTGTAGGTGAGCCCCTTGGGGCATATGGCCGCAGCAATCTGGCACATTACGGGGCCGATACCTTCATGGGGCATCAGGAGCTGATGGGAAGCAAGCCCGGTATGCCGGCCCAACGCCTAATGTCAGAGATCGGGCCAATGCTCAGGTCTGCTCTTGAGGCAGCCGGATATCGAGTGGAAATCCCAGTTACGGGCGCAACGGTTCTGCTTGTGGAAGGCGCCGTCGTTGTAGGCGACAACCTGGAATCGCAGCTCGGCAACATCATCAATGTCGTCGGAGATTTGAATAAACTGCCTTTTGATGAAGTCGTGAGGATCGGAAAAGTCGTCCGCGCTCATGTGGATACAAGCCGGGTGATCGTATTCGGCAATACAAAGACGGATATCGATACAATTTTATCGGTCGTCATGGAAAAACACCCGGGCCAATGGGGAGTGGACGCACCAAAGGCCAACGTTTACGGCGAAGGCTACCAAGTGGTGCATCTCGGCTATGGGGTCGAATTCGAGAAACAATTCGCTTATATGGCGGAAAGAAGCGGGCTGCCTGTATATCGCATTGGAAAAACGGCGGATGTCATTCAGGCGGGCGGGTTCAATGATCCAGTTGTAGAGACGAAAGATGTCCTGGCAACCTACCGCCGGAAGTATCTGGAGGCTGAACAAAATGCCATATTCCTGGTGAACGTCCAGGAGACCGATCTTGCCGGCCACAAGGAGGACTGCCTCTGGTATAAGGAAGTGCTCGAAGTTTCGGACCGGTTCCTGGATAGCTTCATACCTGAGATGGGAGATGCAGATATGCTCATCATCACGGCCGATCACGGCAATGATCCGACCATCGGTCACTCCAATCATACGCGGGAGCAGACACCGATACTGATCGTCGGCAAGCAAATTAATCCGGTATTCATCGGCGAACGAAGCACGATGGCGGATATTGCAGCCACGATGGCGGAATATGCCGGCATCGGAGCTCCCGAGTACGGAACCAGCTTCTTGTCGTTGATCCTAAAACGCTAA
- a CDS encoding YhfX family PLP-dependent enzyme: MFVDMTLQRNEGLIRAAAILHQRGEIPANTYVIDADGLMHNARVLSETADQHDMKLYYMTKQIGRGGYAGKLIEQNGIRQAVAVDIDEAYTLSEAGCRIGNIGHIVQPSKSQWGDVLRQIKPEVVTLFSLERAAQLSEAAVALGRVQDVILRVIRPGDAIFPGQFGGFLLHDLEGLLPGMMKLRGIRIVGATSFPVLQINAENTDFAFTPNLETLLAAVEKLRSHGIKVEQVNAPSATTCYTIPLLKRHGVTHGEPGHALTGTTPLHAYNDQLVEIPSIVYVSEISHMDDEYAYTIAGGFYPRSHMQKALYGSTPLDITTQKAKVSQYSAENIDYYGCLDREQPMKVGDTVIYAFRTQIFVTRAHIAYVRGVNSLRPEMVHFQKRGM, translated from the coding sequence ATGTTTGTAGATATGACTTTACAACGGAATGAGGGGTTGATCCGTGCGGCGGCGATCCTTCACCAGAGGGGGGAGATACCGGCCAATACGTATGTGATCGATGCGGATGGGCTCATGCATAATGCCCGCGTTCTGTCCGAAACGGCGGATCAGCATGATATGAAGCTCTATTACATGACTAAACAAATTGGACGCGGAGGTTACGCCGGAAAACTGATCGAACAAAACGGAATCAGGCAAGCGGTGGCAGTGGACATCGATGAGGCTTATACCCTGTCCGAAGCCGGGTGCCGTATCGGGAATATTGGGCATATTGTACAGCCAAGCAAAAGCCAATGGGGGGATGTGCTCCGCCAGATCAAACCCGAAGTAGTAACCTTGTTCTCTTTGGAACGGGCGGCCCAATTGTCGGAGGCCGCTGTGGCGCTTGGACGGGTACAAGATGTCATACTAAGAGTCATCCGGCCCGGAGACGCCATATTTCCCGGACAATTCGGCGGATTTTTGCTGCATGATCTTGAGGGGCTGCTGCCCGGGATGATGAAGCTGCGGGGAATCCGTATTGTAGGGGCGACCAGCTTTCCCGTGCTGCAGATCAACGCGGAGAACACGGATTTTGCATTTACGCCAAATTTGGAGACGCTGCTGGCCGCGGTGGAGAAACTTCGGTCGCACGGCATTAAAGTAGAGCAAGTGAATGCGCCAAGTGCGACTACCTGTTATACCATTCCGCTGCTGAAACGCCACGGCGTTACGCATGGCGAGCCGGGCCATGCGCTGACAGGCACGACTCCGCTCCATGCTTATAATGATCAGCTTGTTGAAATTCCGAGCATCGTTTATGTATCGGAGATTTCCCACATGGACGATGAGTACGCGTATACGATTGCCGGCGGATTTTATCCGCGGTCGCATATGCAAAAGGCGCTTTACGGTTCGACACCGCTCGATATTACAACCCAGAAGGCGAAGGTCAGCCAGTATTCCGCAGAAAATATCGATTACTACGGATGTTTGGATCGGGAGCAGCCGATGAAGGTCGGCGATACCGTGATTTATGCGTTCCGTACGCAGATTTTTGTAACCAGAGCTCATATCGCTTATGTAAGAGGGGTAAACAGCCTCAGACCGGAAATGGTTCATTTCCAGAAAAGAGGGATGTAA